The stretch of DNA ATTGACCTCAAACGATCTCTTCATCGGGCAGAGACTGATTGTGGGCTTTGAAAATCTTAACACATCAAACGATATAGTTGTCATTGAAGAGCAGGAACAGGAGGAGTCTGAACCCGTTTCAGAAAAATTGCCTGAGCGGCCTACTTATCATAAAGTGCAGCAAGGTGAAACTCTTTATGCCATCTCCCAGCGTTACGGCATTGCGGTGGAAACTCTGCGACAGCTCAACAATTTGCCGGGAAACAATATTACACCCGGACAGGTACTTAAGCTGCAATAGTCTTGATTATTATAGATAATAAACCCTTCACCCTTCTGATCAGCGAAGATCAGCTCCAGAAAAGAGTCGCTGAGATTGCCCGCCAGATTACCCTGGATTACAAAGGCCGCACACCCTTGTTTATTGTCATTCTGAATGGCGCTTTTCTTTTTGCTGCCGACCTGTTCAGGAAAATTGACCTGGAGTGTGAAATCTCTTTTATCCGTCTGGCTTCCTATATAGGCACCAGCTCTACCGGCAAAGTTGCACTGCTGATGAATCTGAGCGACAACATACGCGACAGACACGTCATCATCGTAGAAGATATTGTTGATACCGGTAAAACCCTTGCCTCCTTTTTGCCGCATTTGCAACTGGAGAAACCTGCAAGCATTCGCATTGCCTCACTGCTTTCAAAACCCTCAGCCTTGCGTGAACAGGTCGCTATAGACTATCTCGGTTTTGCTATTGAAAACAAATTTGTCATAGGATACGGACTGGACTATAATGGTGCCTATCGCAATCTCCCCGGCATCTATCAACTCTCTGTATAGCGGGCTTAGCTTTTAGATGCCTCGTATGTTTTATTTGCCAAAGGAAACAGGTTAACTTTGACGCTCATTATTTTAACAGTCCTAACCATGACTAATCTGATTCTATTCGGACCTCCCGGCAGCGGCAAAGGCACACAGGCTGAAAAACTGATAGATAAATATCAACTAATACATATCTCTACGGGCGACTTACTGCGTGCCGAAATAGCTGCCAACTCTCCTCTGGGAATAGAGGCAAAATCCTTTATTGATAACGGCAAGCTCGTTCCCGATGAGGTAGTTATCGGAATGATCAGCGCCAAGCTGGATGCGCACCCCAAAGCAAACGGATTTATTTTTGATGGCTTTCCCCGCACCCTCGCACAGGCCGAAGCCCTGGATAAACTCCTGCAGGCGAAAAACCTTGCCATTACCCGTGTGCTGATGCTGCAGGTCAGTGAGCCCGAACTTATCAAAAGACTTCTCAACCGCGGTAAAACATCCGCACGCACCGATGATCAGGACGAAAGCATTATCAGAAAGAGAATTGAAGAGTACCGGGAGAAAACTTTTCCGGTTGCTGATTACTACCGTAGGCAGGGAAAGCTTGCTGAGGTAAAGGGAGAAGGGTCTATTGAAGAAATATTCAACGCGCTGACTGCCGAAATAGATAAACACCGCTGATTGGATAAAGCCAGTTTTGTTGACTACGTAAAGATTCACTGTAAGTCCGGGGCCGGGGGACCGGGCAGCGTACACTTTCACCGCGAGAAATACGTCCCCAAAGGCGGTCCCGATGGCGGAGATGGTGGCAAAGGTGGCGACATTATACTCAGGGGCAATAGCCAGTTGTGGACTCTACTACACCTCAAATACCGCAAACACATTCGTACCGAAAACGGCAAACCGGGGGCAGGTAATAATCGCACCGGTGCCGATGCTGAAGATGAAATCATTGATGTGCCTCTGGGCACGGTGGCCAAAAATGCCGAAACCGGTGAAGTGCTCTTTGAGATTACGGAAGACGGCCAACAAAAAGTTCTGCTGAGAGGCGGGAGAGGCGGAAAAGGAAACGCTTTTTTCAAAACTGCTACCAACCAAACTCCGGACTATGCCCAGCCGGGCGAACCTGGAGCAGAAGGATGGTTTATTCTGGAACTTAAAGTGCTGGCTGATGTGGGCCTCGTTGGATTCCCTAACGCGGGCAAATCCACGTTGCTGTCGGTGCTCACAGCAGCCAAACCTAAAATAGCTGATTACCCGTTTACAACACTTGTCCCCCAACTGGGCATTGTACCCTATCGCGACAACCGCTCATTTGTGATGGCCGACATTCCCGGAATTATTGAAGGAGCTCACAAAGGTAAAGGCCTCGGGCATCGCTTCCTGCGCCACATTGAGCGAAATGCAGTATTACTGTTTATGGTGCCTGTGGAAAGCAAAAGTATTTATGCCGAGTATCATATTCTGCTTAATGAGCTGGAACAATTTAACCCTGCCCTGCTTCAAAAGAAAAGAATACTGGCCGTCACCAAAAGCGACCTGATTGATAGTGAACTGGAGAAATTGCTGATGAAGGAGCTCCCTGAAGTGCCTTTCGTTTTCATTTCCTCCCTTACCGGTAGGGGACTTGAAAAGCTCAAGGATATGCTTTGGAATGCGCTGAATGCACCCGACTAAACGCGCCAGGAGTTTCTATGCATAGTGACAACCAACAGCCGGCACTCTCCAGCTGGTTTATTCTGATACTGCTTGCTCTGGTATGGGGCACTTCATATATCCTGATAAAATATGCCCTCAAAACCTTTGACCCTTTGCAGTTGGCCAGCCTGCGTGTGTGCATAGCTTTTCTAACCCTGGTTCCGTTGCTGTTTATCGGACAACTGAAAAACTTCAGCGGAAGGCAATGGCTGCCGGTTGCACTCACCGGCCTGCTGGGAAGCGCTATTCCGGCCTTATTGTTTGCCATTGCCCAAACCCGCATTTCCAGCTCCCTGGCCGCCATCCTGAACGCGCTGGTCCCTCTTTCCACACTGGTAACCGGAGCTTTATTTTTCAGTCAAAGGATGAACAGATTCAAGATTGCCGGTGTATTGCTGGGTATTACAGGAACAGCAGGTATCATTCTGACCCGTACAAACGGCACGCTCGCAACGGACAATACCTTTTATTCGCTGCTGGTTATACTGGCAGGCCTCTGCTATGCCCTGCAAACCAATATCCTGAAACGCTACCTCGGACAGGCTTCTCCCCTGGGCATCACCGCATGGGGATTTGCCTTTTCCGGGCCTATGGCCGCTTTAATTGCTGTCAGCTCCGGTGTGCCCGAAGTGATATATTCGCGCCCTGACGCATGGAAAGGCGTGGTGTATGTAAGCATTCTTGGAGCTTTCGGCACGGCAGCAGCTATAGCGCTTTTCAGCCGCCTGGTCCAAAACACCACTCCGCTGTTTGCCTCCACGGTAACCTATCTGATTCCGCTGGTGGCTCTTCTCTGGGGGACACTGGATGGCGAGATCATCACCCTGCCGGATATCGCAGGCCTTATAGCAATACTTGCCGGCATCTATCTCACAAGCCGTTAAGCATACCGGGCTGTAGCTACATACCTTCGGGCATAACAATGGTTCGCTTCATGTGGGATGAATATTGCACACATCTGCCTGCCCCCTAGCTCTCCACACTATCTCCATAAATTTGCTTGTCATAAGGGATTATATTTTTAACTTTAGCAACCTGAATACTGAGGAAAAATCCTTCAATGTCATGAACTACAGGAAAGCTCTGGGCAGTTTGCTTTTTTTGGCTTGCCTTTCGGCAAGCGGGCAGGATATCCATTTCTCCCAATACTTTGCTTCTCCACTTACATTAAATCCGGCTCTCGTGGGAGGCTTCAACGGTAAATTCAGAGTTGCGGCCAACTACCGCAATCAATGGTTTACCGTCATGGGAGCCAACTCTTACGTCACCTACTCAGGGTCTTTTGACATGCCGATTCTGAGAAGAAAACTTGGGTATGATCAACTCGGTGTGGGTGTGATGGCCTTTCATGACAAGGCGGGTGACGGAGCGCTATCTACCCTCAATGTAATGGGTGGAGCGGCATACCACAAAAATCTGGATGAACAAAGGCGCTACGTTATATCTCTGGGCGTATTGGCAGGGTTTACTCAAAAGCGCATTGATTTCAGCCGCCTCACTTTTGCGGCTCAGTTTGACCAAAACCTCGGTTTTGATCCCCTGGCATTTAACGGTGAGCGCATTGAATCCAATTCCACCATGTATTTTGACTTTACCGTAGGTCTGCTTTTTCGTGCCCGCTTCAGCAAAATGGTGCG from Chitinophagales bacterium encodes:
- a CDS encoding hypoxanthine phosphoribosyltransferase, producing the protein MIIIDNKPFTLLISEDQLQKRVAEIARQITLDYKGRTPLFIVILNGAFLFAADLFRKIDLECEISFIRLASYIGTSSTGKVALLMNLSDNIRDRHVIIVEDIVDTGKTLASFLPHLQLEKPASIRIASLLSKPSALREQVAIDYLGFAIENKFVIGYGLDYNGAYRNLPGIYQLSV
- the adk gene encoding adenylate kinase, whose product is MTLIILTVLTMTNLILFGPPGSGKGTQAEKLIDKYQLIHISTGDLLRAEIAANSPLGIEAKSFIDNGKLVPDEVVIGMISAKLDAHPKANGFIFDGFPRTLAQAEALDKLLQAKNLAITRVLMLQVSEPELIKRLLNRGKTSARTDDQDESIIRKRIEEYREKTFPVADYYRRQGKLAEVKGEGSIEEIFNALTAEIDKHR
- the obg gene encoding GTPase Obg, giving the protein MDKASFVDYVKIHCKSGAGGPGSVHFHREKYVPKGGPDGGDGGKGGDIILRGNSQLWTLLHLKYRKHIRTENGKPGAGNNRTGADAEDEIIDVPLGTVAKNAETGEVLFEITEDGQQKVLLRGGRGGKGNAFFKTATNQTPDYAQPGEPGAEGWFILELKVLADVGLVGFPNAGKSTLLSVLTAAKPKIADYPFTTLVPQLGIVPYRDNRSFVMADIPGIIEGAHKGKGLGHRFLRHIERNAVLLFMVPVESKSIYAEYHILLNELEQFNPALLQKKRILAVTKSDLIDSELEKLLMKELPEVPFVFISSLTGRGLEKLKDMLWNALNAPD